DNA sequence from the Xenopus tropicalis strain Nigerian chromosome 4, UCB_Xtro_10.0, whole genome shotgun sequence genome:
taattacactGAGATACAAAATTCTGTTTCTGTTTATAACATTTCTTCCCTTCATAACTAGCAGACATATCATAGTGAGAAGGGTCTGCAGAATAACATGAGACTGGGAAGGACTTTGCTTCTCTTTTTGTCAGTATTTTGCTGCTTTTCTCTCCGTGCAGAAGTGAAGGTTGTGGGAGTCGGAAGCTCTGACAAACTAACCATCCTCAGGGGGTGCCCGGGGGCTGCAGGGGTTCCTGGGTATAAAGGTGAAGCTGGAGCTTCAGGGGAGAAAGGTGAGTGGGATTCTGCCAGTTACAGGCGACTGACTGACGTAGCTCCCGGAGTAAACACACAGCAGACTGACGCTCAGCCAACTCCCAGGAGCATGTTTTGCCCTTTGCCACAATGCCCTGCTGATTAGCTCTCTGTTACTATGGAATGGTGCAACATGATCGTTTAGATTGTTGGTTGTGAAATTGTGGAATAAACATAACGCAGGTTTAAGGTCATTAACCTTTCAAAACCCCTTGGTACATATGTTGCTGCACTACCCTAGGAAATGCTCaaatctgattggtcagatagAATGATGGGCTGTTGTAGGAACAaaatgcagttgttttttttaccaaGTGTGGTTGTGGATCAGAGAATGGTTCCTGGGAAGTTTTGTTGCATTCCATGGCCAAAtgcaaaaaatgagacaagatgTGGGGCCCCATGTTTAATTACCCAGAACTGTCTGTTGATGTCCTTGTGGGTAAAAAGTATCTTTGCATTCGGTTGTAGAATGTCCTaactagggttggcaccttttaaCAAGTAGTTTAGTGGCAGAGGTGGGGGCAGactgagggggcggggcagagacGTGAATGGGTGGGGATGTGGCGTGAATGGGTGGGGATGTGACGGGAATGGGTGGGGATGTGACGGGAATGGGTGGGGATGCTACATGAATGGGTGGGGATGCGACGGGAATGGGTGGGGATGCGACGGGATGCGACGTGAATGGGTGGGGATGTGACGGGAATGGGTGGGGATTTGACGTGAATGGGTGGGGATGTGACGTGAATGGGTGGGGATGTGACATGAATGGGTGGGGATGTGACGGGAATGGGTGGGGATGTGACGGGAATGGGTGGGGATGTGACGGGAATGGGTGGGGATGCGACGGGATGCGACGTGAATGGGTGGGGATGTGACGTGAATGGGTGGGGATGTGATGGGAATGGGTGGGGATGCGACGGGATGAGACGTGAATGGGTGGGGATGTGATGGGAATGGGTGGGGATGCGACGGGATGAGACGTGAATGGGTGGGGATGTGACGGGAATGGGTGGGGATGCGACGGGATGAGACGTGAATGGGTGGGGATGCAACGTGAATGGGTGGGGATGCGATGTGAATAGGTGGTGATGCAACGTGAATGGGTGGGGATGCAACGTGAATGGGTGGGGATGCGACGTGAATGGGTGGGGATGCGACGTGAATGGGTGGGGATGCGACGTGAATGGGTGGGGATGCGACGTGAATGGGTGGGGATGCGACGTGAATGGGTGGGGATGtgagttaaattggaccctagcaatgcgatagctgctaaaattctaaataagagagagctgctgaacaaaaagctaaataattaaaaaacacaaataataaaaaatgaagaccaattgcaaattgtctcagaatatcactctctgcattgTACTAAACGATAATTCGAAGGTGAACAGGGATCTGTAGGCCTGTCTGCCGAATCGTTGACATTCTATAACCCACGTGGGGTTCTGTGCAAAGTCCCAAACCCTGATTATCTTACAGAACTGAGATGTTACAGCTCCAAATACATAATTTTcgaattctattttttttatttcgtGTATTTAAGGTCAAAGTGGATCCAAGGGGGAACCTGGGAAGGCTGGCCCACAAGGGCAACAAGGTTGGTTAAAACTATCAAGTGACTGCAAgtaattcattttaattaaaggggaagtaaattaaaaaaaaaattgtctaattaaggaaaatgtaattctaggcaactttccaatatacattcattaaaacccAGTTGTAACACTATATAGGGGCACATctgagatctgaattacggaaagaccccttatccagaaaaccccaggtcccgagcattctgtataacggctcccatacctgtactaggttactgtatatgttacattatttgcTTTGCTTTTAGGACAGAAAGGAGACAAAGGAGACGGAGGAGCCCCAGAACAATTTTATGGTAAGTGCCAAACTGTTAATTGGGCCCATTGAGGTGTCTATGGGCTACGGGTTTTCCCAAAGCTCTGCTGTATCAGTGGGGTTATACAGCACCTTCATTTAGATGTTTTGTTGtgttttaaaggggcaatatacatcTGTATGCAACCTAAgcccaataatcacacatattcACACTCCTGGCCTCCGGTCAAAAGCCGTAAgggagaatgctgggaattgttgtGCAATAACAGGTGGAGCATTAGACATCTATGATTACTTTTCACCCCCAATGGCGACTTTGCTGCATTCCCAGGGTCTCCAGTTTGTTTCAGCCTGGTATAAAGGTGTGTTTCTGAGATGCACATGTATTTACCgtcatatttaaacaaataacttttaagATGAGCTAGAGGATGCTATTCTGctacaatttacaattggtcttaattttctattatttgccatttttgaattatttagcttcttgttcggcagctctccattttggaatttcagccgctatctggttgctagggttcaatttaacctagcaaccaagcagtgatttgaaagaaagacaggaatatgaatagaggagggcctaaataaaaagataaataatatagaataaaattgtagcctcgcagaggaATATTTTTTTGGCTGGAGGGGTGAGTGACCCCCAGTGacgcagaagaaaaaggcaaataaaaaaaacctatacaaaataaaaaatgaagaccaattgaaaagttgctaagaataggtcattctataacatactaatagttaacctaaaggtgaaccacccctttaaaggagcgGGCAGTGCTTTGATGAACAGAACCTATAGTGCCAGTAATATCCCCCTTTACCCCCAGCTGCCAGGAACTGCAAGGAACTGCTGGATCAGGGGGCAATTCTGAGCGGATGGTACAAGATTTACCCCGATGGAGAGAGGCCTCTGACTGTGCTTTGTGACATGGACACTGATGGAGGGGGATGGATTGTAAGCTTCTGAATTAGCTTCTATTATggtgcagacattgatattctgagacaattagcaattggtcttcattttttatggtttttcagttatttagctttttgttcagcagctctccagtttggtattttagccactatctggttgctagggtcttaaatttaccttagcaaccaggcagtggtttaaacaagagatggggatatgaataggggaggggctgaatagaaagataaggaataaaaagtaacagtaacaataaaactggagcctcacagagcaatagggtttggctgccggggtcagtgacccccatttgaaaactgcaaagaagcagaagagaaaggcaaataattcaaaaaccaaaaaaaataaataatgaaaaccaactgcaaagttgctaggaatagagcattctgtaacatactaaaagttaacttaaagtgagAACCATGTAGCCGTAGCTAAAACCAGTGATTTGctgcaaaaacaaaatgaagtcTGACCCCAGATACAGAAGGTTTGGCAATGACCTTAGGTCTCTGTAATTCTGTGTTCATGATCCCCAACGCGCTTTGGCACTATCCCAGGTTTTCCAGAGAAGATGGGATGGCTCCGTTGACTTCTTCCGAGACTGGGACTCCTACAAGAAAGGGTTTGGGAGTCAGCTGAGTGAATTCTGGCTTGGGAACGACAACATTCACACTCTCACATCGGCAGGTACAATGGGGAATATCAGGGGGTACCCTGGCACTGCCAACATTCTAGGAATGTACTCAATTCGGTTCAGAATTCAGCCAAGATCCagcctttttcagtaggattcagatttggccaaatcatgtgacttttttgtcacataaacacagaagttgaggGCCGGGACCCACCAGGGTTTTCCCGtatcccactggcccagtctgacactgttgtTTTCTATGACTGCTCTCTACCTGCAGTATGATCAGATTCTAGTCACTAAATGATGATAGAACTTCAGAGGTTGTCATTCTTTGATGCTCCACTGAGAGAGAAGCCATAGAGTTTTACCGTATAGGTGACAGTAGTTATATAATCTGCAGTACATCCCGAAGGTGCCCGGCTCCTAAGAAAACAATTGTTTTAGGAAGTCCCCACATGAATACCTGGGGAAAGACCAACACATTCTGACAGATAGTTTGGAGTAAATAAGTGCCAAAGGACAATAATCTAAATATTCCCAATTGACTATTTTGACAAAGAATCTCATCTATGAAAGTGTAACCCTTATACTAAACCATGAAAGTTGTCTGATTCGTTGGTAGAAACCAGGCTGGTACCCAGTATTTATATTGACTCCTGTGTTTAACCCCGTAGGCACCTATAAGCTTCGCATCGATTTCACAGACTTCGAGAAtcagaacagttttgcagcttaTGATTCCTTTGCAACACTGGGAGAGAAGGATAATTACAAACTGATCCTTGGGGCTTATTCTGGGGGCACTGCAGGTAAATATTCTACAGTATCGGTACCGGTACGTTCCTACACCAATAAGAGCACAGTCACACACAGCAGATGATCCAGGTTCCTCAGCCTGCAGGCTACGAAAAATGGATTATCCACATGTGACATGTGCGCTAAAGATGTCCCATGTACTataagatctgattgtttggagAGGTCGCCAAACATGCAGATCTTTCCCCCCCATATACCAATATCGTGCTAATGTGATCGTTTGGACCTTGTGGCCACTAGCGAAGTGCGAGTCAGTCCGAAACCCCGGGTTGGGCAGGTTTGGCCTGACACTTGCACAACATATTCGGGTCGCGGCCAAGCTCTTCCTTACGCCCTCCCCACCCGTAACCTAACTGTGCCCCACTTTCACATCCGTCCGCATCTATTTATAGACGCGATCCTGCCCCACCACATGTGTCAGAGATGGGGCAGTTTGAGCGCAGGTATATAAATaggcgaggttgccaaacgagcaaatttttccccgatatgcccaccttgggtgggtgatatcttTCTAAAGCGAtcgtttgccccccccccccccccatcattgaGCTGATACAATCCCCAAGCCtatgaaaaatcaagcctgtccaatcgACAGGAGTGAGGCCtgaatcaatgagccaatgtggtcctcaatccgatgggaaaatcaagcctcATAAAGTCACGgaggcccatcagagggccccatacacaggcagattagctgccaaatcagtctgaagtaTAAACGCAGGCAATGCCTATGCTCCAAAAAGCTTATTGTGCCTGCACTCtgagccattgcattggcctgggtgcaggaacaCGGAGAGGATCTCAACACACTCGTGcagttttgtgccaaaatccactGTGTTTATTGCCTTCTTCTCTCCTCAACTCAAATTAGGATTGAAAAAATGATTAATACATTTGTTATTTGTACAGGAGACTCTCTCAATCATCACCGCAACTGTCCCTTCAGTACCAAAGACAGGGATAACGATTTCCATAACATTAACTGCGCTGACACATTTAAAGGTGGTTGGTGGTACGGAAGCTGCCATGACTCCAATCTGAATGGACTGTACCTAAGAGGGAAACACTCCAACGAAGCTCTCGGCATCAACTGGGAAACCGGCAAGGGGAACGGCTACTCTTACAAAGTAACAGAAATGAAATTTAGGcctaaataacatttatatttacagGCTGCATAAGACATGCAAAGCAGCCTTCCCTTCTGTACCCAACATttcactataatgtatataacatAAACGGTTATAAGCAGGTCCAACTCCTGTGTAAAAGACAAGATTAGTAGATCCTCGTGAGGCACACATACTAGGCCTTGGACATTGGGTATTGACATAACAAAGACATAAATACAACCATTACTGACCTTCCAGAACCAGAAGATGTTCCAGAGAATGCAGCAGAACTACATCTCCCTTTCCGTATGATGTAGAATAGAAACCCCAGACGCTGACTGCTATATAAGTgctgtattcttaaaggaaaagtaacatctAAATTCCATTGGCAAATAAGTTTATTAAGTTTTTTTAAACTGGCATTAGAATCAAACTTGCCAATACCATGTTTGTGCTTGGCTACAATATATCAGGACCTTTTTAATGACGCCCAATGGACTTTGCAAGTTCACTGGATCTGAATGTTTCTAATTATTAAACTGAAAGTACATTGTTCTGGAATGTTTTCCCGAGTCCTCGAAAGTCAGGCAAATATTTTAACAAGTTCTGGCTTTGTTCTTGTGTGAATTATTCTCTGTTTGTAACTCTGCTGGAAACCTGACGATTCCACCGACGTCTGTTATCGAGCGAGAAAGTAAATATTGTTCCTGCAAAGTTGCATTCCCGCAGGTAACAGTGCTTTCCAATGAGTGACCCACGTTCCGAGCAAACTGCACATCGCTGCAAATCTATATAAATCCGTGCAGATTGCCAGCTCTCCGAATTAAAGTGCATTGAAATGTGTATGCAAGTGTATGCTGGTCGCTTATTGGAATACGGTGGCTCAATAGGAACATTTCTTTTGTGTGCAAAACAGAGGATATCTGGGAAGGAAATGTAGTTTCACTCCTGGAATTTCTATTCTGATCCATTTGCATTTTCATTTTCCTTTCCTTCATTCTCATTCCTTATCAATTTCACTGTTCCTTAAAAGGAAAGTTCATTAcaaaaatgtttgtatatattttatggttACCATTCGTACGATGGGGATCTACCCTGTTTCAGAGCTGCTGTCCCCATGGCAATCGTCACCGTTTGGTGAAAAAACCTCCATGAATTCCCTGGATCATCAGCCATTCAAGCAGCCAGCTTATTAGGTCCTTCAGCACAGAAGACATCAGTGTGTAAATTGGCCAATCAGGGAGCCACGAGCAGCACCACATTCCACCATTCACTGTAAACTTGAAATGCCTCCCTCATTGGTCAATTTGTAAGCTGAAGTCCTCTGTCCCGAAGGACTGCGATACTTTTTTCACCCAAAGGTCTGCTCTACTCCATAATTGGGGGCGTGcctgtcaaaatgggcgtggcttAAACATTTGCCGCCATTTTTACCTCTGTCCCCGGAGTTTACTCCAAAAATCTAGTCAccttaatatatttgtataagtTGGTCATATCAACCTCTGTGGCCCCTCATTTCTCAGGGGCCTAACCCCCAAATAGTCAGGGCAACATCTTCCAGTTTTTTCATGTCATTACAAAAGATGGGCCCCAGAAATGTAACCCCctatataataattaataaataagaataagaatCCAGGCtctgggccctggggccaaaaatcgaattataacgacgggtataggcaaagtcggtccgatgcggtcctcgatccgactagattttttaacctgcctgatcgatatctggccgatttcaggccagatatcggtcgggcaggcccatcggtagggCTCATAcgtgggccgattagctgccaaatcggtctaagggactgatatcggcagctagaatcggcccgtgtatgggcaccttaacttgtATCCCGTTTCAACAGAAGCCATTAGGCAATGCTCTAATTCATCCAGTCAGATGCCATTAACAAATCGGAATACACAGTCTGAACTAAATTACCCTTAAAAAGAGCAGGAACAAAAGAGTCAAAATGAAACTAGAAGGGAAACCATCCCAGGCTACACAGGGGTTAACTGCAAGGAGTGAAATCTGAGGAGTTCAGATAAGGAGGAGTCAGTTATTTTCTTATAAGGACATTCCCATGGCAAGTTGCAATCAAATTTGGGTGAAAGAGCTGAGGATCGGCACTCAGGAGGGACAATGCGCTCCGCGGCACTCACGGTATTTTGGTTGGTGGCTGCGCTCGCTAATGGGGATGAGTCTTGTCCAGGTAAGAGAAAAATAACCAATAAGGGATTGGGGATTCTGCAGATATTTGTCATAGAACCACAGATCTGTACCCATGCACTTAGCCAAAACCTGCCCCTAGCTTTCCTGGTGTTAATGCAATTATATCAAATACCTTTATGCATTAAGCACCAATACGGACAGCTACACAGATTGAGGCTTTTAACATGGAGATGCAGGGGTTTCTAGGAGATATCTTTTGGTGGGGGCCCAAAAAGGTCCACTGTCCAGAGTTCCACGCTGAGTGAGGCTGAGCAGGGCTGTAGGTAGGAAGAGGCAAAAGCAGGTATAACCAAGCAAGGCAGTTACAGTGGGGCAAAATAccgacactaaaggtggccatacaaggtaagatttgctcatttaacttcacccactgggttttttcccagtgtcccggcggcccagtccgaccctgcgcaaTAGTTAATATTAAAATCGATCAGCTTGAGGTAAGAAttttgtgcaaataaaggttgatcgattttaatattaACTATTGAGGCTTTTTGTGGTAACCTGGAGAGCACTGTCAATGTGTGAAGTTCTGTGACGAGATTTGCcccctggctacggactcggggcaggagcacccaggcagggtcggactgggcccaccaggtttttttcatGTGTCCCAGCGGCCAAGACCccacccttgccagcgctcccccggcCCCCCAGTTATTAATATCACCCCCGCCCAGCTATGTGGAGATTTGTACCTTGTCTGCTCCCACTGGTCTGCTAGGAGTCATTGGGCTCTAGGCTACAGACCACACCCACAAAATCTGACGTGAAGTTCGGGGGGATTGCTATTGGGCGACAGGAGAACGAGGGGGAAAAGCCAAAATCAATTAACTCCCAAAAAACTAAAGGGGGTTGGCAGCTCTGCATTGGTTGTCCTTCTGCCTCCTGCCTTTTACTGCTTTTCTCTTTCCACAGAAGTAAAGGTTCTAGGAGTTGGGAGCGCTGACAAATTAACCATCCTCAGGGGATGCCCGGGCTTTCCTGGCCACAAAGGTGAACCTGGACCTCCAGGGGAGAAAGGTGAGTGgagttttcccacaatgcattgtgcaCCGCCCTCTgtgcaatgatccccaaccagtggctcaggggcaacatgttgctccccaaccccttggatgttgctctcagtgcccccaaaccatacctcccaacatttgaaaaatgaaaagagggcaatttttgaccacgcccccttttgtggtcacgccccaattaccacaccccatttttaaaaaaataccccttttatatagaataaaatgtgctataccctcatactgaacgacctaaggaaaacaatatagcaactcctaaattaaaatacaaatatagagagaaggcagtcagttataagtgagttataactaattaccagttttgccccccatacacagtgcccccaaatacacagtagccccctatacacagttgccccctatacacagtagatccctaatacacagtagcccccccatacacagtagcccccccatacacagtacccccaatacacagtaccctccaatacacagtagcccccaaaacacagtagtctcccatacacagtaccccccatacacagtgcccccatacacagtgcccccatacacagtgcccccatacacagtagccccctaatacacagtagccccccatacacagtagcccccccatacacagtagcccccccatacacagtagcccccaaaacacagtagtctcccatacacagtgcccccaatacacagtagcccctaatacacagtagcccccaatacacagtgcccccctatcacagtagccccccattcacagtacctcccataggcgctccggcttcgttatgcctctccttgtgcagcgccacaggcccttttataaggtagcgccccgtgcgtaatgacgtcacacccacaggcgcaaccttataaaagggcctgtcacgctgcacaaggagaggcataacgaagccgcagaagaagcaagaacatccggctacagcaagcgcatcccgctgtgccggatagttccatgaatgtcccgcaatgcgggacattcatggaactatccgggacagcgggatgcgccataaaaagcgggactgtcccgcgaaaagcgggacagttggggggtatgcccaaaccagggagttatttttgaattcctgacttgggggcaagttttggttgaataaaaacaagatttcctaccaaataaagcccctgtaagctgatagggtgcatagaggcccctaatagccaatcacagcccttatttggctcctccatgaacttttatggtgcttgtgttgctctccaagtctttttacatttgactgaggctcccaagtaagaaaggttggggacctctgctctaATGGATGAATTCTGTGCACCAATAAAATAAGCAACTCTATctctgaatccctccgtagggaaaactcacccactctctttaagaaaaaactcagctgttaccttctggagcaataaaacattattttgcccagtcctgcgcttaagggcaaatgcccatacctggtgcactcttaccttccagtttgtgcctgtatgttacccaaccactcagattgtaagctctacagggcagggacctccttcctactgtgtctcataccacatggcacttatatatatatatatatatatatacacatatatgtatttattgtatttatttattatatcacttgtcctccctgtgtgtaattgtgtattctgtaagactgtacagcgctgcgtatccttgtggcgctttataaataaagctatacatacatacatacatacaatgtatatctaaaaaaaaaattatttaaataaaatatataatcctaagcaactttgcTAGACTTTTTTAGTGGtttcaaatgtatttgtaaatgtaattgctatttaatCAATATCTGTCTGTCCCCTGCTATTCCCTacactggtggttctgactttccCTTGTTCCAATGGCGTGTAATATAACATTTTGTTACTCAACCTCGTGTGAGTTTGTGCCACAGAACTTATCCTGTATGTGAGAAATTCTACATTCTGACTTGTATTCTTTCTTTCAGGGCAAAAAGGCTGGAATGGAGAAATTGGGAAAGTAGGCCCAAAAGGGGATCCAGGTTGGTAAAGCCTCCTTTATACTGCACCAGGGCAGCAGGGTTACCACATAGCCAGTATctgaccagcctagccagtaaatcaccagttaGGGCCAGCAACAGTATTACAAATGTATGgtcaatgtacttgccagtaaactTATAacagcctataaatccctcccttccctgaccctctcctcTGCTGATCCCTATAACTATGGGTCCCCCTCTGCTCCATCTATAACCCCACCCAGTCCGCCCATTTAACGGACCCATCCACCTTccccccacccagtctgcccattttccCATTTATAATAGCCACAACCCCAAATGACATCATGTCCCACCCCCCAAACTGAAGGCCAATATTAGTCACCGGCCGACCCACAGGTTTGCACCTCCTGGTCATTTTAAAagtcaaaattcagatttttttaaatcagaattttgaaGCTTCTAATGCAGAGAGCGCAACTGGTTCTGTGAGAAGTAGCTAAAATGGTTGGGAAGAATGTTCTCTACAGCCTGGGGCACACAGGGTGCATTCTCTGCCCATGGTTTTCAGCCAGCGGAGAAGCACCCATGTAACCTGTCATCTGTGTATGAGATATATAGAATAATgtcaggaaactataggtagcaAGCAGAATATGACTGGTCAGGTTGCAATGGAGTATAAGGGTAGTTAGCAGGTTGCAGTGGAGTATAAGGGTAGTTAGCAGGTTGCAGTGGAGTATAAATGTAGTTAGCAGGTTGCAGTGGAGTATAAGGGTAGTTAGCAGGTTGCAGTGGAGTATAAGGGTAGCTAGCGGGTTGCAGTGGATTATAAGGCTAGTTAGCAGGTTGCAGTGGATTATAAGGCTAGTTAGCAGGTTGCAGTGGAGTATAAATGTAGTTAGCAGGTTGCAGTGGAGTATAAGGGTAGTTAGCAGGTTGCAGTGGAGTATAAGGGTAGCTAGCAGGTTGCAGTGGATTATAAGGGTAGTTAGCAGGTTGCAGTGGAGTATAAGGGTAGTTAGCAGGTTGCAGTGGAGTATAAGGCTAGTTAGCAGGTTGCAGTGGAGTATAAGGGTAGCTAGCGGGTTGCAGTGGATTATAAGGGTAGTTAGTAGGTTGCAGAGGAGTATAAGGCTAGTTAGCGGGTTGCAGTGGAGTATAAGGGTAGCTAGCGGGTTGCAGTGGATTATAAGGGCAGTTAGCAGGTTGCAGTGGAGTATAAGGCTAGTTAGCAGGTTGCAATGGAGTATAAGGGTAGTTAGCAGGTTGCAGTGGAGTATAAATGTAGTTAGCAGGTTGCAGTGGAGTATAAGGGTAGTTAGCAGGTTGCAGTGGAGTATA
Encoded proteins:
- the MGC107780 gene encoding MGC107780 protein precursor translates to MQTPGLVVFWLVAALSNGDDSCPEVKVVGVGSSDKLTILRGCPGAAGVPGYKGEAGASGEKGQSGSKGEPGKAGPQGQQGQKGDKGDGGAPEQFYAARNCKELLDQGAILSGWYKIYPDGERPLTVLCDMDTDGGGWIVFQRRWDGSVDFFRDWDSYKKGFGSQLSEFWLGNDNIHTLTSAGTYKLRIDFTDFENQNSFAAYDSFATLGEKDNYKLILGAYSGGTAGDSLNHHRNCPFSTKDRDNDFHNINCADTFKGGWWYGSCHDSNLNGLYLRGKHSNEALGINWETGKGNGYSYKVTEMKFRPK